One genomic region from Homo sapiens chromosome 4 genomic patch of type NOVEL, GRCh38.p14 PATCHES HSCHR4_9_CTG12 encodes:
- the HTN3 gene encoding histatin-3 precursor → MKFFVFALILALMLSMTGADSHAKRHHGYKRKFHEKHHSHRGYRSNYLYDN, encoded by the exons atgaagttttttgtttttgctttaatctTGGCTCTCATGCTTTCCATGACT gGAGCTGATTCACATGCAAAG agACATCATGGGTATAAAAGAAAATTCCAT GAAAAGCATCATTCACATCGAGGCTATAGATCAAATTATCTGTATGACAATTGA